One window from the genome of Microbulbifer sp. ALW1 encodes:
- a CDS encoding HupE/UreJ family protein, with the protein MKKILILVVALLLPALSQAHELRPASLSIIQTAAETFDVTWRVPARGDLRLSLNVGLSDDIHTSGLPVAQFVGAYYVERWQVSHPAELIGSRIEIEGLAKTMTDALVRISWLDGREQMSRLLPDNPSLTIEALAGTGEVAATYFGLGVEHILLGIDHLLFVLALVVLVSGWRQLVATITAFTLAHSITLALAVLGVVSVPQGPVEAVIALSIVFVAVEILHKLEGRKTLAIRKPWLVAFGFGLLHGLGFAGALSEIGVPEHAIPLSLAVFNLGVEAGQLAFILAVSALMLLLRQMPLVHQWEIRTGHTATVASALPVAYLVGGLAAWWLIDRTIALVV; encoded by the coding sequence ATGAAGAAAATTCTGATCCTTGTTGTTGCGCTGCTACTACCCGCGCTATCCCAGGCCCACGAGCTGCGACCGGCCTCGCTCAGTATTATCCAGACCGCTGCAGAAACCTTCGATGTGACCTGGCGGGTCCCCGCCCGCGGCGACTTGCGACTCTCCCTCAATGTCGGCCTATCCGATGACATCCACACCAGTGGCTTGCCGGTGGCGCAATTCGTCGGTGCCTATTACGTGGAGCGCTGGCAGGTCAGCCACCCCGCTGAGCTGATTGGTAGCCGCATCGAAATTGAGGGGCTGGCGAAAACCATGACCGATGCCCTGGTGCGTATCAGCTGGCTCGATGGCCGCGAGCAGATGAGCCGATTATTACCGGATAACCCCAGCCTAACCATTGAGGCGCTCGCTGGGACCGGTGAGGTGGCGGCTACTTACTTTGGGCTGGGAGTGGAGCACATTTTACTGGGCATCGATCATCTGCTGTTTGTACTGGCACTAGTGGTTCTGGTCAGTGGCTGGCGGCAACTGGTGGCGACGATTACGGCGTTTACCCTGGCCCACAGCATTACTCTGGCGCTGGCGGTGCTGGGTGTTGTCTCAGTACCCCAGGGACCGGTGGAAGCAGTGATCGCGCTCAGTATTGTGTTTGTGGCGGTGGAGATCCTGCACAAGTTGGAGGGACGCAAGACCCTGGCGATTCGCAAGCCGTGGCTGGTAGCTTTCGGGTTTGGTTTGCTGCACGGGTTGGGGTTTGCGGGCGCGCTGTCGGAAATCGGTGTGCCGGAGCACGCAATTCCGCTGTCGCTGGCGGTGTTCAATCTGGGGGTTGAGGCGGGACAGTTGGCGTTTATCCTCGCGGTCAGTGCACTGATGTTGCTGCTGCGGCAGATGCCACTGGTGCACCAGTGGGAAATACGCACCGGGCATACTGCCACGGTAGCGTCGGCGCTTCCCGTGGCGTATCTCGTTGGCGGTTTGGCCGCCTGGTGGTTGATTGATCGGACAATTGCGCTGGTTGTCTGA
- a CDS encoding Lrp/AsnC family transcriptional regulator — MKIDRHNLKILDVLQTNARISNLNLADQIGLSESACLARVKKLTSEKFIREFQAEVNLEKVRHAEFYVNVALKRQDSKTSESFRRAINKIEQIVSCVKMSGEFDYMLRFVCPDAADFNRVSEQLLADEDAAITRMTSHLVIEKTKPFTGYPLELLFQD, encoded by the coding sequence GTGAAAATTGATCGTCACAACCTCAAAATTCTCGATGTGTTGCAGACCAACGCCCGCATCAGCAACCTCAACCTGGCGGATCAGATCGGGCTCTCCGAAAGCGCCTGTCTGGCGCGGGTGAAAAAACTCACCAGCGAAAAATTCATCCGTGAGTTTCAGGCAGAGGTAAATCTGGAAAAAGTCCGTCACGCAGAGTTTTACGTCAACGTCGCTCTCAAGCGCCAGGACTCCAAAACCAGCGAAAGCTTTCGCCGCGCCATCAACAAAATCGAGCAGATCGTATCCTGCGTGAAAATGTCCGGCGAATTCGACTATATGCTGCGCTTTGTTTGCCCGGATGCCGCCGACTTCAATCGCGTGTCCGAACAACTACTGGCGGATGAAGATGCCGCCATTACCCGGATGACCTCCCACCTAGTGATCGAAAAAACCAAGCCGTTTACCGGGTATCCGCTGGAGCTTTTATTTCAGGATTGA
- a CDS encoding pyridoxal phosphate-dependent aminotransferase, translating to MYIPRFSKQSQALHSADADVWAVSDRAHALANKGEDVIFLCVGDPNFDTPEPILDFARARLGVGRTHYSPAAGELMLRRAIADIESKVSPHPCSPDDVVVFPGGTNAIYAVLSCLLNPGEQIVIPEPMYIGYVPITDALQLDVKKVACPAVQGFAFDIESIKQAISDDTRAVMINTPVNPTGAMATPEQLRELAAYCRARNIWLISDEMYSMITFARRHTSLRTAAEQLDNVVVIDGLSKSHAMSGWRLGWAVAQGELVERLIEYAGATIFGVPQFIQEAAAFALEFDTYFVKQMRDAYEKRRDLIVERIGNIPGLSCYSPEAGMFVMVDVSAVAENGDAFAGALLDQELVSVLPGKPFGPSAVNHVRLTLAADDAELMRALDRIERFVTGGCLKAG from the coding sequence ATGTACATCCCGCGATTCAGCAAACAGAGCCAGGCCCTCCACTCCGCAGACGCCGACGTCTGGGCCGTCAGCGACCGCGCCCACGCCCTCGCCAACAAAGGCGAAGATGTCATCTTCCTGTGTGTCGGTGACCCCAACTTCGACACCCCGGAACCCATCCTCGACTTCGCCCGCGCCCGCCTCGGCGTCGGCCGTACCCACTATTCACCGGCCGCCGGCGAACTCATGCTGCGCCGCGCCATCGCCGACATCGAAAGCAAAGTCAGCCCGCACCCCTGTAGCCCGGACGACGTCGTCGTCTTCCCCGGTGGCACCAATGCCATCTACGCCGTGCTCTCCTGCCTGCTCAACCCCGGCGAACAGATCGTCATCCCCGAGCCCATGTACATCGGCTACGTACCCATCACCGACGCCCTGCAGCTTGATGTGAAAAAGGTCGCCTGCCCTGCAGTGCAAGGGTTCGCCTTCGATATCGAATCCATCAAGCAGGCCATCAGTGACGATACCCGTGCGGTCATGATCAACACCCCGGTCAACCCCACCGGCGCCATGGCCACTCCAGAACAGCTGCGTGAACTGGCCGCTTATTGCCGTGCCCGAAACATCTGGCTCATCTCCGACGAGATGTACTCCATGATCACCTTCGCCCGCCGCCACACCTCCCTGCGCACTGCCGCGGAACAGCTGGACAATGTGGTCGTGATTGACGGCCTGTCCAAATCCCACGCCATGAGCGGCTGGCGCCTGGGCTGGGCAGTGGCCCAGGGCGAACTGGTGGAACGCCTGATCGAATACGCCGGCGCCACCATCTTTGGGGTGCCGCAATTTATCCAGGAAGCCGCCGCCTTCGCCCTTGAATTCGATACCTACTTCGTCAAACAGATGCGCGACGCCTACGAAAAACGCCGTGACCTGATTGTCGAGCGTATTGGTAACATTCCCGGGCTTAGCTGCTACTCCCCGGAGGCGGGTATGTTCGTGATGGTGGATGTGTCTGCCGTCGCCGAAAATGGCGATGCCTTTGCCGGCGCGCTGCTGGATCAGGAGCTGGTATCGGTACTGCCGGGCAAGCCATTTGGCCCCAGCGCCGTCAACCATGTGCGCCTGACCCTGGCCGCGGATGACGCTGAACTGATGCGCGCGCTGGACCGTATCGAACGATTTGTTACTGGCGGTTGCCTCAAGGCGGGATGA
- a CDS encoding autotransporter outer membrane beta-barrel domain-containing protein, with amino-acid sequence MLRDRHDVNRAARLSAAIALVIAAGLHAPESRAEEALFGSLVVFGDSLSDNGNAGVFTSEDPQGRYPQQPAASFLADMLGVPKQNSCYGLGPEFGGAIPCAPAAGTPEQQLQQITNSVLTNGPNWAVGGNRTADVLLDLVGPQRFRQLFPDTTVADHNSLTTILPDSSRCGSDGICDPAAGESPYLSPAETQAAVAAFGDPVALQALVDDPNNNITLTGVPFATGQGYLPQNVPNSNSLYFLNGGGNNILDGVRAGNLSLRSMERAATFLSTAGSELKAAGAKYIVMTNAPRIGNTPAVYAQGRALIDYANQGTEWFNDRLRRQVNEIGDILLLDMEGVLELAVQMPSAFGFANINQSATCYINCANPHPVYGANGTNPNANMLIFYDSIHPTLAGQRLLADYYFETLTAAVDFGVLPDLAYQNSRQHRINIDNHLIAQRYRDPYTTVFFGASVGHAELGTDPAINDEFAAWDGFFGMSFAGFEQLEWGLGMSYGGSEYEPPGFFAKSRNFNLSAFARWDNDFWFVDGGISYADIDYDDIHRDITLGNRFRHRLNANTDGDGFSAFVRGGYDATPNLDSHMGPFVSAEWLQIDVNGFHEKTIDDYTYTGDWGQRLDPLGLWVRGQERDYRRCKAGFFYNSPESAEHQWYGEFWLEHTAGDNESDLRIGVNSIDRNWARLPSYRSKNAGNFQNGVGAMVGVSITEKLRVAADVLVRPEDTVGGLSLNYRF; translated from the coding sequence GTGCTGCGAGATAGACATGACGTTAACCGCGCGGCCCGGCTGTCGGCGGCGATAGCCCTGGTCATTGCTGCAGGGCTGCACGCGCCCGAGAGCCGGGCAGAAGAAGCATTGTTCGGGTCCCTGGTCGTATTTGGCGATAGCCTGTCCGACAACGGCAATGCCGGTGTGTTCACCTCAGAGGACCCGCAAGGACGTTACCCACAGCAGCCGGCGGCGTCTTTTCTCGCAGACATGTTGGGTGTTCCCAAACAAAACTCCTGCTACGGGCTTGGGCCCGAATTTGGCGGCGCCATTCCGTGTGCGCCGGCCGCGGGTACGCCGGAGCAGCAGTTGCAGCAGATCACCAATTCGGTACTGACCAACGGCCCCAACTGGGCCGTTGGCGGCAACCGCACCGCCGATGTATTGCTGGACCTGGTGGGACCACAGCGCTTCCGCCAGTTGTTTCCCGATACCACCGTGGCCGATCACAACAGCCTCACCACCATACTGCCGGATTCCAGCCGCTGTGGCAGCGACGGCATCTGTGATCCGGCGGCGGGGGAGAGCCCCTACCTGAGTCCGGCAGAAACCCAGGCCGCAGTTGCCGCATTTGGCGACCCGGTGGCCCTGCAAGCACTGGTGGACGACCCGAATAACAATATCACCCTGACCGGGGTGCCATTTGCCACCGGCCAGGGATACCTGCCGCAAAATGTACCGAATTCCAACAGCCTCTATTTCCTCAATGGTGGTGGCAACAATATTCTCGATGGTGTGCGTGCCGGTAACCTCTCGCTGAGGTCCATGGAGCGGGCAGCGACTTTCCTGTCCACGGCGGGCAGCGAATTGAAAGCCGCTGGCGCCAAGTACATTGTCATGACGAATGCCCCGCGCATCGGAAATACCCCGGCGGTCTACGCTCAGGGACGCGCCCTTATCGACTACGCCAACCAGGGAACCGAGTGGTTTAACGACAGGCTGCGACGGCAGGTAAATGAAATAGGCGATATTCTGCTGCTGGATATGGAGGGAGTACTGGAGCTTGCGGTGCAAATGCCATCGGCATTTGGCTTCGCCAATATCAATCAGAGTGCGACCTGCTATATCAATTGCGCAAATCCCCATCCGGTATACGGCGCCAATGGCACCAACCCCAACGCGAATATGCTGATTTTTTACGACAGCATTCACCCGACCCTGGCCGGCCAGCGGCTACTTGCAGACTATTACTTCGAAACCCTCACCGCGGCCGTCGACTTCGGCGTACTCCCGGACCTCGCCTATCAGAACTCACGCCAGCACCGAATCAACATCGACAACCACCTGATTGCACAGCGCTACCGGGACCCTTACACCACCGTTTTCTTCGGCGCCAGCGTCGGCCATGCCGAGCTGGGCACCGATCCCGCGATCAATGATGAATTTGCGGCCTGGGACGGCTTTTTTGGCATGAGCTTCGCGGGCTTTGAGCAGCTGGAGTGGGGCCTGGGAATGTCCTACGGCGGCAGCGAATACGAACCGCCGGGATTCTTCGCCAAATCCCGCAACTTTAACCTCAGCGCCTTTGCCCGCTGGGACAACGACTTCTGGTTCGTCGATGGTGGCATTAGCTACGCCGACATCGATTACGATGACATCCACCGCGACATCACACTGGGCAACCGCTTCCGCCACCGCCTCAACGCCAACACCGATGGCGACGGTTTCAGTGCCTTCGTACGTGGCGGCTACGACGCCACCCCGAATCTCGACAGCCACATGGGCCCCTTTGTCTCCGCCGAGTGGTTGCAGATCGACGTCAATGGATTCCATGAAAAAACCATCGATGACTACACCTACACCGGCGACTGGGGCCAGCGCCTGGACCCTCTCGGCCTCTGGGTTCGCGGCCAGGAGCGCGACTACCGCCGCTGCAAAGCCGGCTTCTTCTACAACAGCCCCGAATCTGCCGAGCACCAGTGGTACGGCGAATTCTGGCTAGAGCACACCGCGGGCGACAATGAGTCCGATCTGCGAATCGGGGTCAACTCCATTGATCGCAACTGGGCCCGTTTGCCTTCTTACCGCAGCAAAAATGCGGGGAACTTCCAGAACGGCGTGGGTGCCATGGTGGGAGTGAGCATCACCGAAAAACTGCGGGTGGCTGCCGATGTACTGGTACGACCGGAGGATACGGTGGGCGGGTTGAGTCTGAATTACCGGTTTTGA
- a CDS encoding DUF2878 domain-containing protein, with protein sequence MNYKKLANFALFVAGWWTALLYGNAMALIALFLVLALHFVMWRDVRDIFIILGFIFCGFAIEWGFMASGVQDYHSNLPPAWAICIWAMLATTMRYSLSWLISKPGYAALTGLLVAPVFYFNSVHFGPAGWGRPVWQCLLSIALVWSLLAAFLSSVLVPLVEQMESAESSAT encoded by the coding sequence ATGAATTATAAAAAACTCGCAAATTTCGCCCTGTTCGTCGCCGGATGGTGGACGGCCCTGTTGTATGGCAATGCCATGGCGTTGATTGCGCTGTTTCTGGTGCTGGCACTGCATTTCGTTATGTGGCGGGACGTGCGGGATATTTTCATTATTCTGGGCTTTATTTTTTGTGGCTTTGCCATCGAGTGGGGCTTTATGGCCAGCGGTGTGCAGGATTACCACTCCAACCTTCCCCCGGCCTGGGCTATCTGCATCTGGGCCATGCTTGCCACCACCATGCGCTACTCCCTGTCCTGGCTGATCAGCAAACCGGGGTACGCGGCGCTGACGGGGTTGCTGGTGGCGCCGGTGTTCTACTTCAATTCGGTACACTTCGGCCCTGCCGGTTGGGGGCGCCCAGTGTGGCAATGCCTGCTGAGTATCGCATTGGTGTGGAGCCTGCTGGCGGCATTTCTCAGTAGTGTCCTGGTGCCTTTGGTGGAACAGATGGAATCCGCAGAAAGCAGTGCCACCTGA
- a CDS encoding deoxyribodipyrimidine photo-lyase, whose amino-acid sequence MPEKAYQRGLVWLRNDLRLADNTALYRAAKGCKAVAAIFIACPQTWRSHGDGDNVVAMRLRSLRQLQLALEKKGVPLYFLELPAFSDVSGALAQIVDKLQVDAVFANAEYPVNELQRDQSVRQSLKTQGVPVEFSTDRTLIPPGSLTTGSGDGFKVFTPFKRAFIARHDNRGDGFAPLPAPRALGPDHMALWPDWIAVDGDHNLVRRIPDTVGDYGVAPGGDARVLDWTAGEAAGLRLLKGFADKVDDYAQWRDFPARDNTSQLSPYLNCGAVSVRQCVQMALGQNDGRWQGASEGATTWLNELLWREFYQHLVVNFPRVCRNKPFKPETEQVPWSDRTQDFARWCKGNTGVPIVDAAMRQLNQTGWMHNRLRMVVASFLTKNLLTDWRRGEHYFMQQLVDADFAANNGGWQWAASTGTDAAPYFRVFNPYSQSQRFDPDGAFVRRYVPELAHLSNKEIHCPPETAITQDLFSGEGYPRPICNVTESRKHAIEVFANLKS is encoded by the coding sequence ATGCCTGAAAAAGCCTATCAACGGGGGCTGGTGTGGTTGCGCAACGATTTGCGCCTCGCCGACAACACTGCCCTGTATCGTGCCGCCAAAGGGTGTAAAGCCGTGGCGGCGATTTTTATTGCCTGCCCGCAAACCTGGCGCAGCCACGGCGATGGCGACAATGTGGTGGCCATGCGTTTGCGCAGTCTTCGCCAGCTGCAGCTGGCGCTGGAAAAAAAAGGTGTCCCGCTGTACTTCCTTGAGTTACCGGCGTTCTCCGATGTGTCCGGTGCACTGGCGCAGATTGTGGACAAACTCCAGGTCGACGCGGTTTTCGCCAATGCGGAGTACCCGGTCAATGAGCTGCAGCGGGATCAGTCGGTAAGGCAGAGCCTGAAAACCCAGGGGGTCCCGGTGGAATTCTCTACCGATCGCACCCTGATTCCTCCCGGTAGCCTCACCACCGGCAGTGGGGATGGCTTCAAGGTGTTTACCCCTTTCAAGCGCGCCTTTATTGCCCGCCACGACAATCGCGGCGATGGCTTTGCGCCACTGCCGGCTCCCAGGGCACTGGGGCCGGATCATATGGCCCTGTGGCCGGATTGGATCGCCGTAGACGGCGACCACAATCTGGTGCGGCGGATACCCGATACCGTGGGTGATTACGGTGTCGCGCCCGGTGGCGACGCGCGGGTACTGGACTGGACGGCAGGGGAGGCGGCAGGTTTGCGGCTGCTGAAGGGATTTGCCGACAAAGTTGACGACTATGCGCAGTGGCGGGATTTCCCCGCGCGAGACAATACCTCGCAATTGTCTCCCTACCTGAACTGTGGCGCCGTGTCTGTCCGCCAGTGCGTGCAGATGGCGCTGGGGCAAAATGACGGTCGCTGGCAGGGCGCGAGTGAGGGCGCCACTACCTGGCTAAACGAACTGTTGTGGCGCGAATTTTACCAGCACCTGGTGGTGAACTTCCCCCGGGTTTGCCGCAACAAGCCGTTCAAGCCGGAGACGGAACAGGTCCCCTGGTCTGACCGTACCCAGGACTTTGCCCGCTGGTGTAAAGGCAATACCGGTGTCCCCATTGTGGATGCCGCCATGCGCCAGCTGAACCAGACCGGCTGGATGCACAACCGGCTACGCATGGTGGTGGCGTCTTTCCTGACAAAAAACCTGCTGACGGACTGGCGCCGGGGTGAGCACTATTTTATGCAGCAACTGGTGGATGCAGACTTTGCCGCAAACAATGGCGGTTGGCAGTGGGCGGCTTCCACCGGTACCGATGCCGCGCCATATTTCCGGGTGTTCAATCCCTACAGCCAGTCGCAGAGGTTTGACCCGGACGGGGCGTTTGTTCGCCGCTATGTTCCGGAGTTGGCGCATCTCTCGAATAAGGAGATTCACTGCCCGCCGGAAACCGCCATCACGCAAGACCTGTTTTCCGGGGAGGGTTACCCGCGGCCCATCTGTAATGTGACTGAATCCCGCAAACACGCAATTGAAGTATTTGCTAACTTGAAGTCTTAA
- a CDS encoding DUF523 and DUF1722 domain-containing protein, which translates to MNFSRKIPVGISQCAMGDAVRFNGGHKHSKVCTELLGQCFEYVPLCPEVAIGMGVPRKPIHLLVEKASAPVDAVRVIGVENPEVDVTEPLRAYADSVVPELERVRGYIFMQNSPSCGLHGVRRYLDNGHGIDSEGVGVFARRLQQQFPHLPMEEVGRLNNSELRENFLTRVFAYDAWFRYVENMTEVDAEEKAGVKEDVKQAEQAAAKTWDQQWDKQWHDKLRGKTGKPLSRIARIIEFYTAYKYLLLAHHQEQTRELGRLLADSKAMSEDALAFEVRGRIMQILSRPASRKDRTNALMHSAGHLREFLDKQEKAELKALIDEYRLGHKPLSAVLTLLRHYIPRSPHSFIHSQVLLAAEPAELGLCDFH; encoded by the coding sequence ATGAACTTTTCCCGGAAAATCCCCGTCGGCATCAGCCAGTGCGCCATGGGTGATGCCGTGCGCTTTAACGGTGGGCACAAGCACAGCAAGGTGTGTACCGAGTTGCTGGGGCAGTGCTTTGAGTATGTGCCACTGTGCCCGGAAGTGGCAATTGGCATGGGGGTGCCGCGCAAGCCGATTCACCTGTTGGTAGAGAAGGCCAGTGCGCCGGTGGATGCGGTGCGTGTGATCGGGGTGGAGAACCCCGAGGTCGATGTAACCGAGCCGCTCAGGGCGTATGCGGATTCGGTGGTACCCGAATTGGAAAGGGTACGCGGCTATATCTTTATGCAGAACTCTCCCAGTTGCGGACTCCATGGCGTGCGTCGCTACCTGGACAATGGTCACGGTATCGACAGTGAAGGGGTTGGCGTTTTTGCCCGGCGTTTGCAGCAGCAGTTTCCCCATTTGCCGATGGAAGAAGTGGGGCGCCTGAACAACAGTGAGCTGCGAGAAAATTTTCTTACCCGAGTGTTCGCCTACGATGCGTGGTTTCGCTATGTGGAAAACATGACAGAAGTCGACGCGGAAGAAAAAGCAGGTGTAAAAGAAGACGTAAAACAAGCGGAGCAAGCAGCGGCAAAGACCTGGGATCAGCAATGGGATAAGCAGTGGCACGACAAGCTCCGGGGCAAAACCGGTAAGCCGCTTTCCCGTATCGCACGTATCATCGAGTTTTACACGGCTTACAAATATCTGTTGCTGGCGCACCATCAAGAGCAGACGCGCGAACTGGGTCGTTTGCTGGCAGACTCCAAGGCGATGTCTGAAGACGCGCTGGCATTTGAGGTGCGCGGGCGGATTATGCAGATCTTGTCGCGCCCGGCCTCGCGCAAAGACAGAACCAATGCACTGATGCACAGTGCGGGTCACTTGCGGGAATTTCTCGACAAGCAGGAAAAGGCGGAACTCAAGGCATTGATCGACGAATATCGCCTGGGGCACAAGCCCTTGTCTGCGGTACTGACGTTGCTCCGTCACTATATTCCGCGCAGTCCCCACAGTTTTATCCACAGCCAGGTACTGCTGGCGGCAGAGCCCGCAGAGCTGGGGTTGTGCGACTTTCATTGA